From the genome of Virgibacillus siamensis, one region includes:
- a CDS encoding class I SAM-dependent DNA methyltransferase, with amino-acid sequence MEIIELEDKIVEIVNREKHSYFLYELLDAYNIPRATITRLKKGNQNMTKRDGEVHLKNKVWFKEVNKGKLFDGYVEVERQVAELSAKPRYILVTDFSGLLAKDTKTEEALDINFDELPKHFDFFLAWKGIERAEYEKENPADIKAAERFARLYDVLSKENNEIDLFLVRLLFCLFAEDTGIFPRISFTNAVKTLTREDGKDLNLFFKKAFEVMDMNESRRPSDIPEYLKQFPYVNGQLFKEPHRDLVFSKKSRKLIVEAGELLDWSKINPDIFGSMIQAVATEDSRSHLGMHYTSVPNIMKVIKPLFLDKLKQAYIDAYDDGKKLEELLTRISKIKFFDPACGSGNFLIITYKEMRRLEIKIIKRLQELLGSYLYVPSITLSQFYGIEIDEFAHDVARLSLWIADHQMNEELNNEVHNAVRPTLPLRTAGFICCKNALQTDWNQVCPHEKDDEVYLFGNPPYLGAKKQNKEHKQHLETIFSDVKNYKMLDYISGWFFLGSKYITESNAQLAFVSTNSISQGEQVSILWPLLFAQKVEISFAHKSFKWNNNAKNNAGVTVVVIGLNAKIIVKKQKKLFLENSVQMVDNITPYLTQGSNILVYSSKVSISNLPKLNFGNMPNDGGHLILTKEEYPEFLLKNSGAEKFIRKFVGSVEFIQGNYRYCIWIEPNEVTEAMKYPSIKKRVEKVWETRLNSKRSSTKKLAEKPYSFGEVRHQNMDAIVIPAVSSENRFYIPMGIVSSKTILSNRVYAIYGADIYILGVLMSRMHMTWVKAVGGRLKTDYNYSAGLCYNTFPLPELSTRRKNEIKEAVLEIIDTREEKGDTLAELYNPKTMPMDLIEAHDKLDRIVDRAYRQKAFETDMERLEVLLRMYQELTEG; translated from the coding sequence ATGGAGATAATTGAATTAGAAGATAAAATTGTTGAAATTGTAAACCGGGAAAAGCATTCATATTTTTTGTATGAATTACTCGATGCCTATAATATTCCACGAGCAACGATTACTCGGTTAAAAAAAGGGAATCAGAATATGACAAAACGAGATGGGGAAGTTCACTTAAAAAATAAGGTGTGGTTTAAAGAAGTTAATAAAGGAAAACTTTTTGATGGATATGTTGAAGTAGAACGACAGGTGGCTGAGCTGTCAGCTAAGCCCCGTTATATATTGGTTACTGATTTTAGTGGCTTATTGGCGAAGGATACAAAGACAGAAGAAGCCCTTGATATTAATTTTGACGAACTTCCTAAGCATTTTGATTTTTTTCTTGCATGGAAAGGTATTGAAAGGGCTGAGTATGAAAAAGAAAACCCGGCAGACATCAAGGCAGCTGAACGTTTTGCCCGTCTTTATGATGTATTAAGTAAAGAAAATAATGAAATTGATTTATTTTTAGTACGTTTGCTTTTCTGTTTGTTTGCAGAGGATACTGGGATTTTCCCGCGTATAAGTTTTACAAATGCTGTGAAAACCTTGACACGAGAAGATGGAAAGGATTTAAACTTATTTTTTAAGAAAGCTTTTGAAGTTATGGATATGAATGAAAGCAGACGTCCAAGTGACATACCTGAATATTTGAAACAATTCCCCTATGTTAATGGTCAATTGTTTAAGGAGCCACATCGTGATTTGGTTTTCTCGAAGAAAAGTCGAAAACTAATTGTCGAGGCTGGCGAATTGCTCGACTGGTCAAAAATTAACCCAGACATTTTTGGTTCCATGATTCAAGCTGTTGCAACTGAAGACAGTCGGAGTCACTTAGGAATGCATTACACGAGCGTTCCTAACATTATGAAGGTTATTAAGCCTCTTTTCTTAGATAAGCTTAAACAGGCTTATATTGACGCATACGATGATGGTAAAAAACTTGAAGAGCTTCTCACGCGTATCAGCAAAATCAAATTCTTTGATCCGGCTTGTGGTTCAGGGAACTTCTTGATTATTACTTACAAAGAAATGCGTCGTTTGGAAATTAAAATTATTAAGCGACTTCAAGAGCTACTAGGAAGTTATCTTTATGTACCGTCAATAACACTTTCTCAATTTTATGGGATTGAAATTGATGAATTTGCTCATGACGTTGCTCGACTATCACTTTGGATTGCAGATCATCAGATGAATGAAGAATTAAATAATGAAGTTCATAACGCAGTACGTCCTACGTTACCCCTTCGTACAGCAGGTTTTATATGCTGTAAAAATGCTTTGCAGACAGATTGGAATCAAGTTTGTCCACATGAAAAAGATGATGAAGTATATTTATTTGGCAATCCTCCATATTTAGGAGCAAAAAAACAGAATAAGGAACATAAGCAACATTTAGAAACCATATTTTCAGATGTAAAAAACTATAAAATGCTTGATTATATTTCAGGGTGGTTTTTCCTAGGGAGTAAATACATTACTGAATCAAATGCACAGCTAGCATTTGTATCAACTAATAGCATTTCTCAGGGCGAACAAGTTTCAATATTATGGCCTTTACTTTTTGCACAAAAGGTAGAAATTTCTTTTGCACATAAGTCGTTTAAGTGGAATAACAATGCAAAAAATAATGCTGGGGTTACAGTTGTTGTTATTGGATTAAATGCAAAAATCATTGTCAAGAAACAGAAGAAACTCTTTTTAGAGAATTCAGTTCAAATGGTTGATAACATAACACCATACCTAACCCAAGGATCGAATATTCTGGTGTACTCTTCCAAAGTTTCTATAAGTAATTTACCTAAGCTGAATTTTGGAAATATGCCTAATGATGGAGGGCATTTGATATTGACAAAAGAAGAATATCCTGAATTTCTTTTGAAAAATTCAGGTGCTGAAAAATTCATACGAAAGTTTGTTGGTTCAGTAGAATTTATTCAAGGGAATTATAGATATTGTATTTGGATAGAACCTAATGAGGTCACTGAAGCAATGAAGTATCCTTCAATTAAGAAAAGGGTTGAAAAGGTTTGGGAAACAAGACTAAATAGTAAGCGCTCATCAACGAAAAAATTAGCTGAAAAGCCTTATTCGTTTGGTGAAGTTAGACACCAAAACATGGATGCTATAGTTATTCCTGCTGTTTCTTCTGAAAATCGGTTTTATATACCAATGGGAATCGTAAGTTCAAAAACCATTTTATCAAATCGAGTGTATGCTATTTACGGTGCAGATATATATATTTTAGGCGTTTTAATGTCTAGGATGCACATGACATGGGTTAAGGCAGTCGGTGGCAGATTAAAAACTGATTATAATTATTCAGCGGGGCTTTGCTATAATACATTCCCACTTCCAGAGTTATCAACAAGAAGAAAGAATGAAATTAAGGAAGCTGTACTTGAAATTATCGATACTAGGGAAGAGAAAGGGGATACATTGGCGGAATTATATAACCCTAAAACAATGCCAATGGATTTAATAGAAGCCCATGATAAATTAGACAGAATTGTAGATAGAGCCTATCGTCAAAAAGCTTTTGAAACAGATATGGAGCGTTTAGAAGTATTGCTTAGAATGTATCAAGAATTAACTGAAGGATAG
- a CDS encoding amidohydrolase family protein, which yields MASLRAGEIIYTLDELKEIVGIFHQKGKEIGVHAAGGKAIDMTLDTGVDVLHHAHGITKEQIAKTKLQGTKIVATPMGGTHLEPNSPENIVKLVENNIDISNATDSYLPPYPEVDWLPFKTQALQGADVFMLIAQPGMKLLHANGYDENQTLAMLTANPATILGKGNQFGKLQKGMNANFLVANGIPGLQITDVESIQRVYFRGKLVVDRIFG from the coding sequence ATGGCATCTTTACGGGCAGGAGAAATCATCTACACCCTTGATGAACTGAAAGAAATAGTCGGGATCTTCCACCAAAAAGGGAAGGAAATCGGTGTGCATGCTGCCGGTGGAAAAGCAATTGATATGACACTGGATACAGGTGTCGACGTTCTGCATCATGCACATGGTATTACCAAAGAACAAATTGCAAAAACAAAATTACAAGGCACAAAAATCGTCGCAACTCCAATGGGCGGAACACATTTAGAACCGAATTCACCAGAAAATATAGTTAAGTTAGTTGAGAATAATATTGATATCTCCAACGCAACCGACTCCTATTTACCACCTTACCCCGAAGTTGACTGGCTGCCATTTAAAACACAAGCATTACAGGGAGCGGATGTTTTCATGCTGATTGCCCAACCCGGAATGAAACTATTACATGCAAACGGGTATGATGAAAATCAAACACTGGCAATGTTGACCGCAAACCCAGCAACTATTTTAGGAAAAGGGAATCAGTTTGGGAAGCTACAAAAAGGCATGAATGCCAACTTTTTGGTAGCAAACGGCATCCCTGGATTACAAATCACGGATGTAGAGAGTATTCAGCGAGTTTATTTTCGTGGGAAGCTTGTTGTTGATCGTATATTTGGATAG
- a CDS encoding DEAD/DEAH box helicase — MENIVEINYHQTGKSKKINEYGMREMQIRAFEKRNSQYLLVKAPPASGKSRALMFIALDKLINQGLKKVIVAVPERSIGSSFKNTDLKSNGFFADWKVDLRNNLTTVGSSKVNAFLRFIESDDNVLICTHSTLRYAFEQVDDKLFDNCLLAIDEFHHVSADSNSRLGDLLRNIIRNSSAHIVAMTGSYFRGDSVPILLPEDEELFDKVTYTYYEQLDGYEYLKGFGVGYHFYQGKYTSAIKEVLDTNKKTIIHIPNVNSGESTKDKYDEVNQIIDLIGEVEYQDEETGIIYVKRHIDGEILKIADLVDDQAEREKVSRYLGNIKVPDDLDIIIALGMAKEGFDWPFCEHTLTIGYRGSLTEIVQIIGRCTRDSYNKNYAQFTNLIAQPDAKDEVVTYTVNTMLKAISASLLMEQVLTPDFKFKRRRNDSEQSSTAGELFVKGMKEPSTDNVKKIIENDINDLKAKIMQDSQVQKSYTGEVDPKVLNKVLIPKVIQKVYPNLSDDEVEEVREHVVVDTVMKGSKSEVVGSKEFIRMADKFVNIEDLDINLIDSINPFQKAFEVLSKELNSPVLKLIQGSIDAKRISFDEDELVFIWPKVEEFFQTTGKRPDPKSDDPLERRMGEAVIYMQDLRRKR, encoded by the coding sequence ATGGAAAATATAGTTGAAATTAATTACCATCAAACGGGTAAAAGTAAAAAAATAAATGAATACGGTATGCGTGAAATGCAAATACGGGCATTTGAAAAGCGTAATTCTCAATATTTATTAGTTAAAGCACCACCAGCGTCCGGAAAATCTCGGGCTTTAATGTTTATCGCATTGGATAAGTTAATAAACCAAGGATTAAAAAAGGTAATTGTAGCTGTTCCTGAACGCTCTATTGGTTCTTCGTTTAAGAATACTGATTTAAAGAGTAATGGTTTTTTTGCGGATTGGAAGGTTGATCTTAGAAATAATTTAACAACTGTAGGTAGCTCGAAAGTTAATGCTTTTCTTCGTTTCATTGAATCTGACGACAATGTATTAATATGTACTCATTCGACATTACGTTATGCGTTCGAACAGGTTGATGATAAATTATTTGATAATTGCTTGCTTGCCATTGATGAATTTCACCATGTTTCGGCAGACAGTAATTCTAGACTAGGTGATTTACTCCGTAATATCATTCGAAATTCTTCAGCACATATAGTTGCGATGACCGGTTCATATTTCCGAGGTGATTCCGTGCCAATTCTTTTACCTGAAGATGAGGAATTGTTCGATAAGGTCACATATACGTATTATGAACAACTAGATGGATACGAGTATCTAAAAGGTTTTGGGGTTGGATATCATTTCTATCAAGGAAAATACACATCTGCAATAAAAGAAGTTTTGGATACAAATAAGAAGACAATAATTCACATTCCTAATGTGAATTCGGGGGAATCAACAAAGGATAAATATGATGAAGTTAATCAGATTATTGATTTGATTGGTGAAGTTGAATATCAAGATGAAGAAACTGGAATCATTTATGTTAAACGACATATTGATGGTGAAATACTAAAAATTGCAGATTTAGTTGATGATCAAGCTGAACGGGAAAAGGTCTCTAGGTATTTGGGCAATATTAAGGTACCAGATGATTTAGACATAATTATAGCTCTTGGAATGGCAAAAGAGGGATTTGACTGGCCATTCTGTGAACATACTTTGACAATTGGTTATCGTGGTTCACTTACAGAAATTGTGCAAATTATTGGACGTTGTACTCGTGACAGTTACAACAAAAATTATGCGCAATTCACTAACCTAATTGCACAACCTGATGCAAAGGACGAAGTAGTAACATATACTGTAAATACTATGCTAAAAGCTATTTCCGCTTCCCTACTAATGGAACAGGTTCTAACACCTGACTTTAAATTTAAGCGTAGACGAAATGATAGTGAGCAATCATCTACAGCAGGTGAATTGTTTGTTAAAGGGATGAAAGAGCCGTCAACTGATAACGTGAAAAAGATAATTGAAAATGATATTAATGATTTAAAGGCAAAAATAATGCAAGATTCACAAGTACAGAAATCATATACTGGTGAAGTTGATCCTAAGGTTCTAAACAAAGTATTGATACCAAAGGTAATACAAAAAGTTTACCCAAACCTTTCGGATGATGAAGTTGAAGAAGTTAGGGAACACGTTGTCGTAGATACTGTGATGAAAGGATCAAAGTCAGAGGTCGTAGGAAGCAAAGAATTTATTCGTATGGCTGATAAATTCGTAAACATTGAGGACTTAGACATTAACTTAATTGACTCTATCAATCCATTCCAAAAGGCATTCGAAGTTTTATCTAAAGAGTTAAACTCTCCAGTGTTGAAACTGATTCAGGGGTCTATTGATGCAAAGCGAATTTCCTTTGATGAAGATGAATTAGTTTTCATTTGGCCAAAAGTTGAAGAATTTTTTCAAACGACTGGAAAACGACCGGATCCAAAATCTGACGATCCGTTAGAACGACGTATGGGTGAAGCAGTAATTTATATGCAGGACTTAAGGAGGAAGCGGTAA